In Persicimonas caeni, a single window of DNA contains:
- a CDS encoding PilZ domain-containing protein, with the protein MLSNVFERALADEKTKQKSMSIASGPGAPMFEPGPTTRIRRAPVRAIASVTVDGGPREIFGQVLNVSPGGCLLKTEATMETGTLVDMSITVIGDGFRARVDCKGVLRRREESGTRKHYGVEFLAVDSQDKQSLQWLYAQAMR; encoded by the coding sequence ATGCTTTCCAACGTATTTGAGCGCGCTCTCGCAGACGAAAAGACCAAGCAAAAGTCGATGTCCATCGCCAGCGGCCCCGGCGCCCCGATGTTCGAGCCGGGCCCGACCACCCGGATTCGCCGCGCGCCGGTGCGCGCCATCGCGTCGGTGACCGTCGACGGCGGCCCGCGTGAGATCTTCGGCCAGGTCCTCAACGTCAGCCCCGGCGGCTGCCTGCTCAAGACCGAGGCGACCATGGAGACGGGCACGCTGGTGGACATGAGCATCACCGTCATCGGCGACGGCTTCCGCGCCCGCGTCGACTGCAAGGGCGTGCTGCGCCGCCGCGAGGAGTCGGGCACCCGCAAGCACTACGGCGTCGAGTTTCTGGCGGTCGACTCGCAGGACAAGCAGTCGCTGCAGTGGCTGTACGCCCAGGCGATGCGCTGA